The sequence GTGGATGCCGAGGGCTTTCCGGTGATTGACTACCACCATTGCAAAGGGTGCCTGGTGTGTGCCAGCTCCTGTCCGGCCCATGCCATCCAGGCGGTGCCGGAGCGGCAGGCGGCAAGCGGCTGAGGACGCCGGGCAGGTGGCGGTCTGCCCTTCAGCCGGCCAGCGGATCTTGCAATCCGGAATGCAAACTGCGTTACTTGAAAGACATCCCATCTGTGGCCGCCAAAGGTGGAGGGTTGGCAGAATTGAGAAATGGCGCAGATGAGCGGGGATGGGGGCCTCTGCCCTCTCCTCATCGTCGTAGCCAGGGGACGGGCAGGACAGGCAGGACTGTGAGCCCGGCGGGGCGACCTGTGCTCCCGGCTTTCTCAACTGTTTCCTTCGCAAGTAATCAGCCCGGAGCCTTGCCATGAAAGTCACTGCTCCCGGGCGGGCGCTTTTGACCGGCAACGCCGCCGCGGCCTGGGCCGCCCGGCTGGCCCGGGTGGATTATGTGCCCGCCTTTCCCATCACCCCCCAGACGGAGATCATCGAGACCCTGACCGGCTGGATTGACGCCGGGGAGCTGGACTGCCGGCTGGTGACCATGGAATCGGAGCACGCCATGGTGGCTGCGGCCGGGGCCGCCGCGGTCACCGGAGTCAGGGTCTTTACCGCCACTTCCAGCCAGGGACTGCTCTATGCCCTGGAGATGCTCTACGCCGTGGCGGGCTGGCGGGCGCCCTTGGTGTTGGTGAATGTCTCCCGGGGCTTGGCCGCGCCCATCACCCTGGAGCCGGACCACAACGACGTCCTGGCGGCCCGGGATACCGGCTTTTTGCAGATTCACTGCGCCACCTGCCAGGAGGTGCTGGACAGTGTGCTCCTGGCCTTTCGGCTGGCGGAGGACCGCCGGGTGCGCCTGCCGGTCATCGTCAACCAGGACGGCTTCTATCTCTCCTTCACCCGGGAGCCGGTGGAGCTGCCCCATCCCGAGACCGCCGCCGGCTTTGTGGGCCCCTTCGATCCGGGCAGCCTGAGGTTCACGGCCAGCGCGCCCATAAGCCAGGGGGTGGCGGTGCTCGGAGGCGGCCCTTATTCTTATTTCCGCTATGAGATGCACTTGGCGGCCCAGGCGGCTTTGAGTGTTTATGACGAGATCGCCGCCGAGTTCGCCACTAAATTTGGCCGCCACCACCCGGCGGTGGAGGCCTACCGCCTGGAGGACGCCGAGTTTGCCTTTTACATGATGGGCTCCTTCGCCACCCGGGCCCAGGAGGCGGTGGATTGCTTAAGGCAGGCGGGCTGGCGCATTGGCCTGGTTAGGCCCCGGCTCCTCCGGCCCCTCCCCGATGCCCGGCTGCGGGAATTGCTGGCCGGCAAAAAGGCGGTGGCGGTCATCGACCAGAACCTTTCCCTGGGGAAAGGAGGGGTGCTTTTTGCGGAGCTGGCCTCGGCCCTTTACGGTCAGCCACAGGCGCCGCTTTTAGTGAGCTTCGTGGGCGGCCTGGGCGGGCGGGATCTCCCCCCGGAGGAGTTCTTCGCCATGGCCGAGGTGCTGAAGGCGGCCGCTCAGGAGGGTGTGGCCCCGCCTCCTCGCCTGCTCTTCACCGCCGAGGAGCTGGCGGAGGTGCAAAAACTCCGGGCCATCGCCGGCGCGGAGCGGGCCCGGCTTAAGGAGGCCCCATGAGCGAGAAAAAGCCGTCCTTCCCCAGGCCCTTGCCCTCCACCCACCTTCTGGGCACCGGCACCCCTATGTGCGCCGGCTGCGGCGGCCTGCAGGTGCTCCATGAAATCTACGATCTCCTGGGCCCCAAGACCGTCTTTGTCAACGCCGCCGGCTGCCTAACCTTGTTGGCGGTCTATCCCTTCACCCCCTTCCGGGGCGGCTGGCTCTACACTGCCATGGCCGCAGCCCCGGCCGGGGCCCAGGGGGTGCGGGATGCCCTGGACATCCTCATAAGCCAGGGCCGCCTGCCGCCGGAGGAGAACCTGGAGGTGGTGGCCCTGACCGGCGACGGCGCGGCCTACGGCATGGGGCTTTCCGCCACCTCCAGCGCCATCGAGCGGGGGCTGGATTTCCTTTACCTGTGCTACGACAACGAGGGCTTTGGCAACACCGGCCAGCAGTATTCCGAGGCCACGCCCCACGCCGCCCGCACCGCCACCAGCGGCGGACCCCGGGGGTTTTTCGGCTACAAAAAAGACCTCTTCGCCATCTGGGCGGCCCATCGGCCGGTGTATGCCGCCACCGTGGTGGGGGCGGAGATCATGGATCTGGCCCGCAAGGTGGAAAAGGCCAAGGGCCTCAAAGGCCCCCGGCTGATCCTGGCTCTAGCCCCTTGCCCCACGGGCTGGGACTTTGACCCTAAAGAGACGGTGGAGATCGGCCGGCTGGCGGTGAAAACCGGCATCTGGCCCCTGAAGGAGTATGTGGACGGCCGGGTGGTGCACACCAAAATCCCCCATCCCCGCCTGCCGGTGGAGGAATATTTAAGACGCCAGGGGCGCTTTGCCCACCTCTTTCAGCCGGTGCGCCAGGAGGAGCTGCTCCGGGAACTGCAGGCCCAGGTGGCTGCCTACTGGGCCCAGGTGACAGGCTAAAGGTGCAAAAAATGCGGCTGGCGCCGGGAAGCTGGCAAGGTGCGTATGAAAGGGGGGACACAATTCCTTTGGCCTGCCTGAACTTGCGGGCTAAGGGAGCAAGTGCCAAGCAGAATTCCCGGGACTGAGAAATTTGAGATTGGAGGGAGAATGTTTGAGGAATAGCTAAGACGCCCGGCCCACCTCTTCTCCCCCCAAGAAGGTCCCACGCACGGACTCACCTTGCCGATGGCTCAGCGTGCCCGCCGGTAGAGCCATGCGGCCAGGGCCAGCAGCGCCAGGTCCTCGGCCAGGGCCGCCGGCCCCACCAGCCGCTGGAAAAAGAGGCCGCAGCCACAGGCGATCTTCAGGCCCCGGGCCATGGTCACCAGAAGGAGGACCACAAACAGGGCGGTGAGGAGCACCAGGAGCAGCAGGGCCCCCCGGCGCAGGTGCCCCATCGCGGCGAGGCTCCGGGAGTCGGCCCACTGGGGCAGGAGCGCCCCCAGGGCCACCACGGCGCCGGCGACGATCTCCAGCCAGGGGAGGAAGGCGGCCGTGAGGGCGGCGCCGGAGGGGGAGAGCAGCTCATAGGCCAGGATGGCCTCGGTGAACTCATAGGGGGAGAGGTGTTTCTGCAGGCCGGCAAAGACAAAGAGGCCCCCCAGCCCCAGGCTCAGGAGGCGGACGATCCAGGAGGTGACCGGAGACGGCATGGAGGCCCTCAGCGGACGATATCCACGGGATAGCCGGCCTCGTCCCACTCCCGGAAGCCGCCCAAATAAGCCATCACCCGGGTGTAGCCGGCCTCCTTCAGGCGGCGGGCCAGCTTCAGGGCATCGTCGCAGCTCTCCTGACTGCAATAGACCAGGAGGGGCCGGTCTTTGTCCGCGGGGAGAGGGGGGCTGGTGAGGCGCTCCCAGGCCTCCGGCGGCAGATTCACCGCCCCGGCGATGTGCAATTCCTCATAATCCGGAGCCGGCCGGGCATCCACAAACAGGGCCACCTTCTCCTGCCACAGGCGGTAGGTCTCCGCCAGATCCGGGGTGGGGATGCCCTCAAACTGCTGGGCCCGCCGCTCCTGGCGCTGGGCCGCCAGGAGGGGGGTTACCTCCCCCCGCAGTGCGGCGGAGACCAGAGGCCATTGGAAAAGGAGCCCGAAGGCCAGCGAGATCATCAGCAGCACCAAGCCGGCGGCCAGATCCTGCCCCAGGTTGTTGGCTGAGGTGCCGGTGGGGGAATTTCTCTGCATGGCCTCCATCCTTGATGAGCGGGTTAGCGGGTCCGGCGTGTCCGGCCCCGTTTCTCGTGTAATTCTAAGATGTTCCCTGACGACCTGCCTGCCGCCCTCAGCTTAACTCCCCCCGGGCTTTCAGCTCCAGGTAGGCCTGGTATACCTGGCGCCGCGGGAGCCCCAGGTCAGCCGCCACCTGCTCCGCCAGGCGCCGGCCGGTGAGTCCGCTCTTCTGAGCGGTGGTCAAAAGGGCTCCGGCCACATCCCTTATCTGGGGCTCCGGCGCCGCGGGCCGGGAGAGCACCAGGGTGCACTCGCCCTTGATTTCCCGCCCCCCAAGAGCAGCGGCCACCTCGGGGAGCGGGCCCCGCCAGCGCTCCTCGAAGAGCTTGGTGAGCTCCCGCACCACCAGCACCTGCCGATCGGGCATGAACTCGGCCAGCTCTGCCAGGGTGGCGGCCAGGCGCCGGGGGGACTCATACAGGATGAGGATCCGGTCTTCGGCGGCCAGGCGGCTTAAAAATTCCCGGCGTTTGCCGCCCCGGCGGGGGAGAAAGCCCAGGAAGGTGACATCCCCGGGGAAGCCGGAGATGGACA is a genomic window of Desulfobaccales bacterium containing:
- the rsmI gene encoding 16S rRNA (cytidine(1402)-2'-O)-methyltransferase, whose translation is MPDAPGRLFIVATPIGNLEDITLRALRVLKEVDRIACEDTRRTLKLLSHYGIKKPLVSFHAHNQAARLPELVSRLLAGENLALVCDAGTPGFSDPGTALVAAAWEAKVQVEAVPGPAAGVAALSISGFPGDVTFLGFLPRRGGKRREFLSRLAAEDRILILYESPRRLAATLAELAEFMPDRQVLVVRELTKLFEERWRGPLPEVAAALGGREIKGECTLVLSRPAAPEPQIRDVAGALLTTAQKSGLTGRRLAEQVAADLGLPRRQVYQAYLELKARGELS
- a CDS encoding rhodanese-like domain-containing protein, which codes for MQRNSPTGTSANNLGQDLAAGLVLLMISLAFGLLFQWPLVSAALRGEVTPLLAAQRQERRAQQFEGIPTPDLAETYRLWQEKVALFVDARPAPDYEELHIAGAVNLPPEAWERLTSPPLPADKDRPLLVYCSQESCDDALKLARRLKEAGYTRVMAYLGGFREWDEAGYPVDIVR
- a CDS encoding MauE/DoxX family redox-associated membrane protein → MPSPVTSWIVRLLSLGLGGLFVFAGLQKHLSPYEFTEAILAYELLSPSGAALTAAFLPWLEIVAGAVVALGALLPQWADSRSLAAMGHLRRGALLLLVLLTALFVVLLLVTMARGLKIACGCGLFFQRLVGPAALAEDLALLALAAWLYRRAR
- a CDS encoding thiamine pyrophosphate-dependent enzyme yields the protein MSEKKPSFPRPLPSTHLLGTGTPMCAGCGGLQVLHEIYDLLGPKTVFVNAAGCLTLLAVYPFTPFRGGWLYTAMAAAPAGAQGVRDALDILISQGRLPPEENLEVVALTGDGAAYGMGLSATSSAIERGLDFLYLCYDNEGFGNTGQQYSEATPHAARTATSGGPRGFFGYKKDLFAIWAAHRPVYAATVVGAEIMDLARKVEKAKGLKGPRLILALAPCPTGWDFDPKETVEIGRLAVKTGIWPLKEYVDGRVVHTKIPHPRLPVEEYLRRQGRFAHLFQPVRQEELLRELQAQVAAYWAQVTG